In a single window of the Acipenser ruthenus chromosome 42, fAciRut3.2 maternal haplotype, whole genome shotgun sequence genome:
- the LOC117972022 gene encoding zinc finger protein 79-like produces the protein MDVSVSVSLFQDELASTVELAVKAAADSVVCAITEAVCSKFTELQEDMSAVKRENETLKLRLEISESELKAVRGCINAAHADIKQPFIFQDPIESHAIPESEAQEGPKIEAVYTQEESFEQEWCASLMQVTGLPCVKDEDIPEQECVPFKEEFIEQECVPIAEEHRTENNVCTLEENTKLGSNLCDDSPSECDLGFGASKVDEGEHDSTPSPQCKNSSRGKPQSKKHREMTPQEEYVKTLRTHSVKIPSLQDRHPLTVESTETTHSACFNNSETQGNLKTLLHSVKGGKSSCQLDAPETHKGNPTGGTTFSWADCGKSFNHISLLKRHQRIHTGEKPSHIQSSDNSFKQLGNLHSHQRIITGEKPYHCTECGKRFSQLGYLKKHKAIHTGEKPYHCTECGKRFSHIGNLKKHKAIHTGEKPHHCDVCGKRFSQSGDLKRHHQIHTGEKPYHCAVCGKRFSLFGNLKGHHKIHTGEKPHHCTECGKTFSHIGTLKKHKAIHTGEKPHHCDVCGKRFSQLGDLKRHHKIHTGV, from the exons atggacgtcagtgtctctgtgtcgttgtttcaagacgagctcgcctccacCGTCGAgctcgcagtgaaagcggctgcagACAGCGTCGTGTGCGCGATTACTGAAGCTGtctgcagcaaattcactgaattacaagaggacatgtctgcagtgaagagagagaatgaaactctgaagctgagattggaaatatcagagagcgagctgaaagccgtgcgagggtgtataaacgctgcacatgcagacattaaacagcctttcatatttcaag atcccatagagagccacgctatccctgaatctgaagcacaggaggggccaaagatagaagcagtttacacacaagaggagtcctttgagcaggagtggtgtgcaagtctaatgcaggttacagggctgccatgtgttaaagatgaagacatccctgaacaggaatgtgttcctttTAAAGAGGAGttcatagagcaggaatgtgtccccatcgcagaggaacatcgtactgaaaataatgtctgtacacttgaggagaacacgaagctgggatccaacctgtgtgatgattctccatctgaatgtgatctgggatttggag cttctaaagtagatgaaggagaacacgactccactccatcaccccagtgcaaaaactcttctagaggcaaaccacagagcaagaaacacagagaaatgacaccccaagaagagtatgtgaagacattgagaactcactcagttaaaatcccttctttacaagacagacacccacttactgtggagagtacagagacgacacattctgcatgttttaacaattctgaaacccagggcaacttgaagaccttgctTCATTCTgttaaaggtgggaagagttcctgtcaattagacgctcctgaaactcacaagggaaacCCCACAGGAGGAACTACCttttcctgggctgattgtgggaagagtttcaatcatatatcactgcttaaaagacaccagcgcattcacacaggagagaaaccttcccaCATACAGTCCAGTGATAATAGTTTCAAacagttaggaaatcttcattcacaccagcgcattatcacaggagagaaaccttatcactgcactgagtgtgggaagagattcagccagttaggataccttaaaaaacacaaagcgattcacacaggagagaaaccttatcactgcactgagtgtgggaagagattcagtcacataggaaaccttaaaaaacacaaagccattcacacaggcgagaaacctcatcactgtgatgtttgtgggaagagattcagccaatctggagaccttaaaagacaccatcaaattcacacaggagagaaaccttatcactgtgctgtttgtgggaagagattcagcctgTTTGGAAACCTTAAAggacaccataaaattcacacaggagagaaacctcatcactgcactgagtgtgggaagacatTCAGTCACATAGGAAcccttaaaaaacacaaagccattcacacaggagagaaacctcatcactgtgatgtttgtgggaagagattcagccagttaggagaccttaaaagacaccataaaattcacacaggtgtgtaa